CGGCTGCTGGCCGGCTCGATGCTGTTCGTGCTGGGCTTCACCGCGGTCTTCGTCTCGTTCGGGGCGCTGTTCGGCGGGCTGGGCTCGCTGCTCAGCCAGAACTCCGAGGTGATCACCCGGGTCCTCGGGGTGCTCACCATCCTGCTCGGGCTCGCCTTCATGGGCCTGGTCCCAGGCCTGCAGCGGGACATGCGGGTGCACACCTGGCCGACGTCCCTGGGCCTGGTCGGGGCGCCGCTGCTCGGGGTGCTGTTCGGGCTGGGCTGGACGCCGTGCATCGGCCCCACGCTCGGCGCGGTGCAGACGCTGGCGTTCACCGAGTCCTCCGCGGCCCGCGGGGCGCTGCTCACCGCCGTCTACTGCATCGGGCTGGGGCTGCCGTTCGTCCTGGTGGCGCTGGCCTTCCGGCGGACCGCCGGGGCGCTGGCCTGGGTCAAGCGGCACTACCGTGCGGTCATGACGTTCGGTGGCGGGATGCTGGTTACCCTCGGCGTCCTGCTGGTCACCGGGCTCTGGAGCGACCTCACCGTCCAGCTGCAGGTCTGGGTCTCCGGCTTCACCCCGGCGCTGTGACATGACGGTTAACCCGCCGATGAGCGAGACCCCCGAGAACGACGACGTCCTCCTGGAGAGCACCACGCTGTCCACCCAGCCGGCCGCGGTCCAGCCGCCGTCGGGGTTCGGCCCGCGCTCGCTGCTGCGCTGGGCCTGGCGGCAGCTCACCTCGATGCGCACCGCCCTGCTGCTGCTGTTCCTGCTCGCCCTCGCAGCGGTGCCCGGCAGCCTGCTGCCCCAGCAGGGCAACGCACCGGCCGACGTCGCGGACTGGATCTCCCGGCACGGCGCGCTCGGGCGGCTGTTCGAGCGGCTGTCGCTGTTCCACGTCTACAGCAGCCCGTGGTTCGCGGCGGTGTACCTGCTGCTGTTCGTCTCGCTGATCGGCTGCGTGGTCCCGCGGACCCGGCTGCACTGGCGGGCGCTGCGCTCTCGGCCGCCGGCCTCGCCGCGCAACCTGTCCCGGCTGCCGGTGACCCGGTCGTTCACCACGACGGCGACGCCGCAGGAGGTGCTGGACGCTGCTCACCGGTCCCTGCGCCGGCGGCGGTTCCGAGTCGACCGGCTCGTGGGTTCGGTCGCCGCCGAGAAGGGCTACTTCCGGGAGACCGGCAACCTGGTCTTCCACCTAGCCCTCGTCGCGCTGCTCGTCGGCGTGGCGATCGGCGCGCTGTACGGCACCAGGGGCAGCGCGATCGTGGTGGAGGGCAGCGGCTTCGCCAACACGGTCACCCGCTACGACTCCTTCTCGGCCGGACCGCTGGCCAACCCGCAGCGGCTGGACCCGTTCTCGTTCACCCTCAACAAGTTCAGCGCCAGCTACCAGGAGGGCGGCAAGCAGAACGGCGCGCCGCGCTCGTTCACCGCGGACGTGACCGTCCAGGACTCGCCCACGGCGACCCCGCGCAGCCAGGTCGTGCAGGTCAACGAGCCGCTGGTGGTGGGCGGCACCAAGGTGTTCCTCGTGGGCCACGGGTACGCGCCGGTGGTCACGGTGCGTGACGGCGAGGGCCGGGTGGTGTTCTCCGACGCCGTCCCCTTCCTGCCCCGGGACGGCATGTTCACCTCGACCGGCGTGATCAAGGCGCCGGACGCCCGCCCGACCCAGCTGGGGTTCCAGGGCATCTTCCTGCCGACGGCGTCCATCGACCCGGTCCGCGGGCCGCTGTCGACGTTCCCCGCGGCCAACGACCCGGCCCTGTT
The sequence above is a segment of the Actinomycetes bacterium genome. Coding sequences within it:
- a CDS encoding cytochrome c biogenesis protein CcdA, producing the protein MTGLHLGVGNDFAQTVLSGSLLLAIPVALLAGLVSFLSPCVLPLVPGYLAYVTGLVGADLADSRKTRLLAGSMLFVLGFTAVFVSFGALFGGLGSLLSQNSEVITRVLGVLTILLGLAFMGLVPGLQRDMRVHTWPTSLGLVGAPLLGVLFGLGWTPCIGPTLGAVQTLAFTESSAARGALLTAVYCIGLGLPFVLVALAFRRTAGALAWVKRHYRAVMTFGGGMLVTLGVLLVTGLWSDLTVQLQVWVSGFTPAL
- a CDS encoding cytochrome c biogenesis protein ResB, yielding MSETPENDDVLLESTTLSTQPAAVQPPSGFGPRSLLRWAWRQLTSMRTALLLLFLLALAAVPGSLLPQQGNAPADVADWISRHGALGRLFERLSLFHVYSSPWFAAVYLLLFVSLIGCVVPRTRLHWRALRSRPPASPRNLSRLPVTRSFTTTATPQEVLDAAHRSLRRRRFRVDRLVGSVAAEKGYFRETGNLVFHLALVALLVGVAIGALYGTRGSAIVVEGSGFANTVTRYDSFSAGPLANPQRLDPFSFTLNKFSASYQEGGKQNGAPRSFTADVTVQDSPTATPRSQVVQVNEPLVVGGTKVFLVGHGYAPVVTVRDGEGRVVFSDAVPFLPRDGMFTSTGVIKAPDARPTQLGFQGIFLPTASIDPVRGPLSTFPAANDPALFLSLWKGDLGLDTGAAQSVYRLDVSRMTRVGLEAMRPGESWTLPDGLGTITFDGIKQYAALSIAQDPGKGIALGSVVVAIAGLLLSLFVPRCRVWVRATADDEGTTLVEIGGLARTEAGGLESEVDALRSDLPDEAAPGAREPIEEYR